The Halorussus rarus genome includes the window AAGGAGAGAGCCGCGACGAGTTCTAAATCCAGCCTTCGCTCTGGAGCAGTTCGCCGTTCAGCACCGCCGCGCCCGCCGCGCCGCGGATGGTGTTGTGGGCCAGGCAGTTGTACTGGACGCCCGCCGGCGTCTCCTGGACGCCGCCGGCCGCGACCGCCATCCCGCCGCCCAGCGTGCGGTCGAGCCGGGGCTGGGGTCGGCTGGGGTCCTCGAACACCTCGATGAGCGGGTCGGGCGAGCTCGGCAGGTCGAGACTCTCGACCGCGCCGAAAGCGTCCTCGACGTCGGCCGCAGTCACGTCGTCGCTGGTCTCGGCCCAGACGTTCTCGAGGTGGCCGTCGATGGTCGGCACGCGGTTGCACGACGCGGAGACCTCGGCGTCGTGGTGAGCGAGTTCGGCGCCGTCGAACTGGCCGAGCAGCTTCCGGGACTCGGTCTCCATCTTCTCCTCCTCGCCGCCGATGTGCGGGATGACGTTGTCGATGATCTCCATCGAGGTGACCCCCGAGTACCCCGCGCCCGAGACCGCCTGGAGCGTCGAGACGTGGACCCGCTCGAGGCCGAACTGGTCGAGCGCCGCGAGCGTCGGCACCATCGTGATTGTCGAGCAGTTGGGGTTCTTGACCACCGCGCCGTCCCACCCGCGCTCGTCGCGCTGGACCTCCAGCAGGTCGAGGTGGCCGGGGTTGATCTCGGGGATCACGAGCGGCACGTCGTCGGCCAACCGGTCGTTCGAGGAGTTCGACGAGAGGACGTAGCCGTCCTCCGCGAAGTCGGGTTCGACCTCGGCCGCGACGCCGGAGGGCAGCGACGAGAACAGGAGATCGACGTCGTCGGGCACCGCGTCGGGTTCGGTCGCCCGGACCGTCAGGTCCGCCACCGACGAGGGGATCGGGGAGTCGACCCGCCACTTCGCGGCCTCGCTGTACGGGAGGCCCTCGCTGTCTTCGCTCGCCGTTACCGCCGCCAGTTCGAACTCGGGGTGGCCGTCCAGCAGCTGGATGCAGCGCTGGCCGACCGCTCCGGTCGCACCGAGAACGCCGACTCGTACGGTCATGCTAGGGGTGGTTCGGCGTCACGGCGATAAAACCATTTGGGAAGGACAGCTTTTTGCGCGGAGATGAAAGCGAGTTGCAGAGTGACTACTGGGGTGGAAGCTATCGGAGCAACTGGCGCGAGCGCGGCGTTACTTCTTGTGGGTGACGTAGCCGGCGATGCGGTTGCGGACGCCCTTCGACTCGATGTTGGTCAGCTTCGAGACGCTCTCCTTGTTCTGGTCGAAGTCGGTCGTGAACGCGTCGGGGTATCGCTCCAGGAGCAGGTTCCCCGTCTTCTTGACGTAGTCGGGTTTGATCGCCATACTGGTACCGAAAAGTGCCGAAAGTAAGAACCTTACCGTTTCGTCCGTCGGTCCGACCGCCGTATAACGAGCGTGGCAACCGCGCGGAATTGCGATTCTCGCGGCGGGGTGGCCGCCCTCGACGTCGGCGCGCGATGGCGGCGGGTCGGCGGGGCAAGCTGAACTCCCCGCCTCCGGGGGCGCCAACCTTTAGGACGCCAGCCGCCAATCTCCGCGTGGGTTCGCTCGCGGTTCGGGAGCCCGTGAGTACATATGGTATCCAAAGTCACGCGACGGGGGTTGTTGGGCGGGAGCGCGCTCGCGCTGGCCGGGTACGGCGCGAGCACTCTGATTCGGGACGGCGACGAGGAGTCCGCCGAGCAGCCCCCGCCCGAGCTCGAAGACCGGGCGGAGTCGGAGGCTGTCGACTTCCCTACCAACGACACGTCGAGGGTCGAACAGTCTCCGGCGGTCGGGAGCGGGCCGTCGCTCCGGGTCCAGTACCCCTACGGCGAGCACAAGGGATTGAGCCGGCTCTACGAACTCGACTCGCGGCCGACCGAGCTCTACTCGCAGTACTGGATCCGGTACGACGAGGACTTCGACCCGTCGGGACTGGACGGTGAGTGGGGCGGCCCCAAGCAGCCGGGATTCCGATACCCCGGTAGCTACGGGACCGACGACCCGCCGGACGGGACCAACGGCTGGTCGTCGAAGCCGAACGTCACGCCCGACGGCGGTCTCTCGCAGTACACGTGGGACATGAGCGTCGACCAGGGTGAGTACGGCAAGCAGTACCACGTCACGGACGACTTCCCGTTCGGTGAGTGGGTCAAGCTCACCCAGCGGCTGAAGCTGAACAACGTCACCGAGGAC containing:
- the asd gene encoding aspartate-semialdehyde dehydrogenase; the protein is MTVRVGVLGATGAVGQRCIQLLDGHPEFELAAVTASEDSEGLPYSEAAKWRVDSPIPSSVADLTVRATEPDAVPDDVDLLFSSLPSGVAAEVEPDFAEDGYVLSSNSSNDRLADDVPLVIPEINPGHLDLLEVQRDERGWDGAVVKNPNCSTITMVPTLAALDQFGLERVHVSTLQAVSGAGYSGVTSMEIIDNVIPHIGGEEEKMETESRKLLGQFDGAELAHHDAEVSASCNRVPTIDGHLENVWAETSDDVTAADVEDAFGAVESLDLPSSPDPLIEVFEDPSRPQPRLDRTLGGGMAVAAGGVQETPAGVQYNCLAHNTIRGAAGAAVLNGELLQSEGWI
- a CDS encoding 30S ribosomal protein S17e; protein product: MAIKPDYVKKTGNLLLERYPDAFTTDFDQNKESVSKLTNIESKGVRNRIAGYVTHKK
- a CDS encoding polysaccharide lyase: MVSKVTRRGLLGGSALALAGYGASTLIRDGDEESAEQPPPELEDRAESEAVDFPTNDTSRVEQSPAVGSGPSLRVQYPYGEHKGLSRLYELDSRPTELYSQYWIRYDEDFDPSGLDGEWGGPKQPGFRYPGSYGTDDPPDGTNGWSSKPNVTPDGGLSQYTWDMSVDQGEYGKQYHVTDDFPFGEWVKLTQRLKLNNVTEDGEAYWDGVLQVWVNDDLELDERSLRFSTEPEEQGIYGWLVFFFGGAEPSPRDQGLNFDEYVLSPDDVTDAESASEAARSDENGVRVF